One Lujinxingia sediminis DNA segment encodes these proteins:
- a CDS encoding serine/threonine-protein kinase, producing MSDAGLPPRYQALQTYAHTGRSRTLRARDRKSGQEVVVKLFDPQGSPCSRAWREAAILSQIRHPGVVPLLDEGRIGAVDFLVTPHLDGSPFPGRRPLRAGELERLARTLADTLAHVHACGVVHGDLKPDNVLVDEDGHCTLIDFDLSPLPHDDLMSTPAGGLTGSMATMSPEQLRGARATAACDCYALGVMLFKAATSCWPHPLESRAALMRARLASPSVALSPLAIPIADELQTAIEGLMHAEPHRRFAHLDALVARAFTSESDALTELWLRASGLNELIPTLAAPARQTLCGEPSLHPDDLHAMLRVALTMRGPFFEFLQGSLPFESLPPAWLEDIPDTLPLEEVHRVCLERLKTHLHHTPALVRRAHLDAWSLQLIDELPADLPLIEMCDEGPATHTLCAPGPAELEVLFEGSNRIFGVPHRAAALLARRSAGRLGGMAALLQLWRRQGMGSWKGSRFAMSLAALEHLEAQSTLASHLPPAPEALPEPDVELLRWVQIAGESATLPRLALWLGQPGWSVRARLNALHTRRLLHLDSDEAVHARVSLIGAMEPAALKPYHRAVAEEMEPGQASRFFHMLRYASDEVIAAEGLRTAEALDDQGRSDEAIAVLRHSLRAALLTDNAEAITRVLETWAAQALASASPTRKEAWLANVERLPAHLSEPLGRLIELVALARHCCRARAADTIAPLRALGPFASPRLELRRQMFIARACKDLSIEAFADALDAMRPWAGKHPDAEVRGSFVGWQAMLAFHRHDFKRAANLHARAAQIKTRPSARQASLLAEAIARMEAGDFERSHTLARALITQAHAPHQPHHLARIHNLIRTNAYRLGEPLGPEPERVDELAMLAIPELRALTALTEAAIAWRAGENPLARSLCEVAREDWEKSGHRPGADLARTFFAFLHPGDPHTALSLAASLHTHAPPRIALQGFAMLATSLAPTPYPWHEAAHRCLRELPDTPRHRRMEILSVDECLRLLESSRATERSFRSPPPGLTSAPAEA from the coding sequence ATGAGTGACGCCGGCCTTCCCCCGCGCTATCAGGCTCTGCAGACCTATGCCCATACCGGACGCAGCCGAACGCTGCGGGCTCGCGATCGGAAGAGCGGGCAGGAGGTCGTGGTCAAACTCTTCGATCCGCAGGGCTCGCCATGCAGCCGGGCCTGGCGCGAGGCCGCCATTCTCAGTCAGATCCGCCATCCGGGCGTCGTTCCCCTGCTGGACGAGGGACGTATCGGGGCGGTCGACTTTCTGGTCACACCGCACCTCGACGGCTCGCCCTTTCCCGGCCGAAGACCGCTGCGGGCCGGGGAGTTGGAGCGTCTGGCCCGGACCCTGGCCGATACCCTGGCACACGTCCACGCCTGCGGCGTGGTCCACGGCGATCTCAAGCCGGACAACGTCCTGGTCGATGAGGATGGCCACTGCACGCTGATCGACTTCGACCTCTCACCATTGCCTCATGACGACCTGATGAGCACCCCGGCCGGTGGCCTGACCGGGAGTATGGCCACCATGTCACCGGAACAACTGCGGGGGGCCCGGGCCACCGCCGCCTGCGACTGTTACGCGCTGGGTGTGATGCTCTTTAAGGCCGCAACCTCCTGCTGGCCACACCCGCTTGAGAGCCGCGCCGCGCTGATGCGCGCGCGCCTGGCCAGCCCGAGCGTGGCGCTTAGCCCCCTGGCCATTCCGATCGCCGACGAGCTTCAGACGGCCATCGAAGGCCTGATGCACGCCGAGCCCCACCGCCGCTTCGCCCACCTCGACGCCCTGGTGGCCCGCGCCTTCACCAGCGAGAGCGATGCATTAACCGAGCTCTGGTTGCGCGCCAGCGGCCTGAACGAGCTCATCCCGACCCTCGCCGCACCCGCTCGCCAGACGCTCTGCGGCGAGCCCTCCCTGCACCCCGATGACCTGCACGCGATGCTGCGCGTCGCCCTCACCATGCGCGGGCCCTTCTTTGAGTTCCTGCAGGGCAGCCTCCCCTTCGAAAGTCTGCCCCCCGCCTGGCTGGAAGATATCCCCGATACCCTGCCTCTTGAAGAGGTCCATCGCGTCTGTCTGGAGAGATTGAAGACGCATCTACACCACACCCCGGCTCTGGTGCGCCGTGCTCACCTGGACGCCTGGAGCCTGCAGCTGATCGACGAGCTTCCCGCGGATCTTCCCCTGATTGAGATGTGTGACGAGGGCCCGGCCACCCACACCCTCTGCGCGCCCGGGCCCGCCGAGCTCGAAGTCCTCTTCGAGGGCTCCAACCGCATCTTTGGCGTGCCTCATCGCGCGGCTGCACTGCTGGCAAGGCGCAGCGCGGGTCGTCTCGGGGGCATGGCCGCCCTCCTGCAACTCTGGCGCCGCCAGGGCATGGGCTCCTGGAAGGGCTCTCGTTTTGCCATGTCGCTGGCCGCCCTCGAACATCTCGAAGCCCAGAGCACCCTCGCCAGCCACCTTCCCCCGGCCCCCGAGGCGCTCCCGGAGCCGGACGTGGAGCTCCTGCGCTGGGTGCAGATCGCTGGCGAGTCGGCCACCCTCCCCCGCCTTGCCCTGTGGCTGGGCCAGCCCGGCTGGAGTGTGCGGGCGCGCCTGAACGCCCTGCACACCCGACGCCTCCTCCACCTCGACAGCGACGAGGCCGTACACGCCCGCGTCAGCCTCATCGGCGCGATGGAGCCCGCAGCGCTCAAGCCCTACCACCGCGCCGTCGCCGAGGAGATGGAGCCCGGCCAGGCCTCGCGCTTCTTTCATATGTTGCGCTACGCCAGCGATGAGGTCATCGCGGCCGAGGGGTTGCGCACCGCCGAGGCTCTCGACGACCAGGGGCGCAGCGATGAAGCCATCGCCGTGCTTCGACACAGCCTGCGCGCGGCTCTTCTCACCGACAACGCAGAGGCCATCACCCGGGTGCTGGAGACCTGGGCGGCCCAGGCTCTTGCCAGCGCCAGCCCCACTCGCAAGGAGGCCTGGCTTGCCAACGTGGAGCGCCTCCCCGCCCACCTCAGCGAGCCCTTGGGCCGCCTGATTGAGCTCGTGGCGCTTGCCCGCCACTGCTGCCGCGCCCGCGCCGCCGACACCATCGCCCCGCTGCGCGCACTCGGCCCCTTTGCATCGCCCCGGCTCGAACTTCGCCGCCAGATGTTCATCGCCCGCGCCTGCAAGGATCTCTCCATCGAGGCCTTTGCGGACGCCCTGGACGCCATGCGCCCCTGGGCCGGCAAGCACCCCGACGCCGAGGTTCGCGGCAGCTTCGTGGGGTGGCAGGCGATGCTGGCCTTTCACCGCCACGACTTTAAGCGCGCCGCCAACCTCCACGCCCGCGCCGCGCAGATCAAGACTCGCCCCAGCGCTCGCCAGGCCTCCCTCCTGGCCGAGGCCATCGCGCGCATGGAAGCCGGCGACTTCGAACGCTCCCACACCCTGGCACGCGCGCTCATCACCCAGGCCCACGCGCCCCATCAACCCCACCATCTTGCGCGCATTCATAACCTCATTCGCACCAACGCGTACCGCCTCGGTGAGCCCCTTGGGCCGGAGCCCGAGCGCGTCGACGAGCTCGCCATGCTGGCGATCCCGGAGCTGCGCGCCCTGACCGCGCTCACCGAAGCTGCCATCGCCTGGAGGGCCGGGGAGAACCCGCTGGCGCGATCGCTCTGCGAGGTCGCCCGCGAGGACTGGGAAAAAAGCGGACACCGCCCCGGCGCTGACCTGGCCCGGACCTTCTTCGCCTTTTTACACCCCGGCGATCCTCACACCGCCCTCTCTCTGGCGGCCAGCCTTCACACGCACGCCCCTCCTCGCATCGCCCTTCAGGGCTTCGCCATGCTCGCCACCTCCCTCGCGCCCACGCCCTACCCCTGGCATGAGGCCGCCCACCGCTGCCTGCGTGAACTCCCCGACACGCCACGGCACCGACGCATGGAAATTCTCAGCGTCGATGAATGCCTGCGTCTGCTCGAGAGCTCACGAGCCACGGAGAGGTCGTTCCGCTCCCCCCCACCAGGGCTCACCAGCGCGCCGGCAGAGGCCTGA